Proteins from a genomic interval of Balaenoptera musculus isolate JJ_BM4_2016_0621 chromosome 16, mBalMus1.pri.v3, whole genome shotgun sequence:
- the LOC118883054 gene encoding myeloid leukemia factor 1-like, with protein MRQMMRNFSEPFGRDMFSISDCRGRACNHTRHEEGENSLTCTDVNPLQAMDQIMLNIQNSMQELQRNFGHFSMDPNGHLFSSSSVITYSKVGDEQPKVFETSTQTRRAPGGIKESRRALRDSESGLEKMAVGHHLHDRAHVIKKSKNSKTGDEEVNQEFINMNESDAHAFDDEWQNEILKYKPSGQWRNLENSGM; from the coding sequence ATGCGACAGATGATGAGAAATTTTTCTGAACCTTTTGGAAGAGACATGTTCAGCATCTCTGATTGTAGAGGAAGAGCTTGTAACCATACGAGACATGAGGAGGGAGAAAACTCCTTGACTTGTACAGATGTCAACCCTCTTCAGGCAATGGACcaaataatgttaaatatacaaaacagtatGCAGGAATTACAAAGAAACTTTGGTCACTTTTCAATGGATCCAAATGGACATTTGTTTAGTTCTTCTTCAGTTATAACTTACTCCAAAGTAGGAGATGAACAACCAAAGGTTTTCGAGACCTCAACTCAAACTCGCAGGGCTCCAGGAGGAATAAAGGAAAGTAGGAGAGCACTGAGAGATTCTGAGAGTGGACTAGAAAAAATGGCTGTTGGTCATCATCTTCATGACCGAGCTCATGTCATTAAAAAGTCAAAGAACAGCAAGACTGGAGATGAAGAGGTCAATCAAGAGTTCATCAATATGAATGAAAGTGATGCTCATGCCTTTGATGATGAGTGGCAAAATGAGATTCTGAAGTACAAACCAAGTGGACAATGGCGCAATCTAGAAAACTCTGGGATGTGA